From Halorussus lipolyticus:
TTTTCAGCGCCCGCGTCCTGACCTCGGTGGTCACCATCCTCTCGCTCCCGGTCATCGTCCGGGTGCTGGGACCGGCGGGCTACGGCGACTACGCCTTCCTGATGTCGGTGTTCAACGTCCTGATGATATTCGTGAGTTCGGGCGTGACCGAAGGCGTCCAGAAGTTCGTCGGCGAGGACCGCGACGACGAGTGGCGCGACAGAGTGGTCGGGTTCTACCTCAAACTCGGCGCTGGCCTCGCAGTCGTCGGCGCAGTCGCAGTCGCCGGAATCGCAACCCTCGGCCCGATAGACTCGTGGTTCGGCCCGGACTTCAGGCTCTACTTCGTCCTGCTGGCGCTGATGATTCCGGCGGTCCAGTTCCGGTCGTTCGTCCGCCGGACCCTGATGGGCATGGGGTTGGAACGCTACTCCGAACCCCTCACGGTGGCCAGCAAGGTGGTCTGGGTCGCGGCCGGACTCGCCCTGCTCTGGTTCGGGTGGGGCGTCGCGGGCCTGCTGACAGCGAACGTCCTGTCGAGCGCGACGGTGGCGCTGATAGGCGGCGCGCTGATTCTCGGGCAGGTGTCTCTGCCCCGAGTCACTTCCCGGCTTCCCGCCGAATTCCCCAAATCTGAACTGCTGTCGTTCAACGTCCTGAACGTCGTCCTCGCGCTGTTGATGATGTCGCTCTACCACGTCGATGTCATCATGCTCCGGACGCTGGTCGGCGACTCGGTAACTGGCTACTACAAGTCCGCGCTCGCCATCGCCGAGTACCTCTGGTTCGTCCCTCTCTCGCTTCAGACCCTCCTCCTGCACTCGACTTCGGACCTCTGGGCCGACCACCGACTCGAACGCATCGAGGAGTTAGCCGCCAAAATCACCCGGTACGCCTTCGCGCTGACCGTCCTGCTCGCGCTCGGGGTGGCCGCGCTGGCCGGGCGGTTCGTCCCGCTCTACTACGGCGAGGAGTTCGCGCAGGCTATCACGCCGCTTCGCCTCCTCCTGCCGGGCGCGCTGGCGTTCGCCGTCGTCAGGCCCGTCTTCTCCATCTCGCGGGCCAACGGCGACCTCAGACCGCTTGTCGCGGCGACCGGGGGCGCGGCGCTCTTGAACGTCGTCCTCAACGCAGTGCTGATTCCCCGGTACGGGATGACCGGGGCCGCGATTGCGACCGGCGTCGGCTACGGGTCGATGCTCGCCTTCCACGTCGCCAGCGCCCGGCGACTCGGCTACGACCCCCTCGCGGACCTCCGGGCCGGGCGCATCGCCGCGACGGCGGTCGTCTCCGCGGTCCCCATCTTCGGACTCTCTGCGCTGATAGCGAGCGATTTGCTCGCGCTCGCCGTCGTGCCGGTCGTCGGATTCGCGGTCTACCTCTCTGCGGCCCTGCTGTCGGGTGCCGTCCGGCACGAGGAGGTCGCCGGCATCGCGGCCGCGCTCCCAGTTCCCGCCCCAATCCAGTCGCTCGCGGAGACGTTCGGGGGCGTGGTGCGGTCCGAGCGCGGCGCGGACGAGGGAGGTGGGGAGTGAGGAAACGGCCCATTGAGACCGGAGAAGACAGCAGGTAACGTGTGGATAACAAAACCGTCGCCGAGCGTAGCGACCCCTAATCGCGGACTCGGACCTCGCTATCTGGAGAGAGAAAATGGCAGGAATACAATGAGTAGCGGCGAGTTGAGAAGTCGCGTCGCGGACCAGCGCCTCGACGTGTGGGGAGCAGTCGCGGGTCTGTTCGTCGCCGTCGTGCTGTTTCCGATGCGGTTTCTGGCGTCCCAAATCTACGTCGAGACCATCCCGCTGGTGGTCGGCGGGGCCTGCCTGCTCTACCTGTTCACCGTCCGCGAGGACATCCGAGAGACCGGTTTGCCGGAACTCTCCGGTGGATTCGCCCGCGTCCTGCCCGGCGTCGTCTTCGCCGGTATCGGCGTGATGGCGGCGCTGGCGGCGATTTCGGGCGGGCGGACCGTGGGGTTTCTCGCGTTGGCAGGAGTGGTCACTTCAGCGATGCTGGTCCAAATCGCGTTCGTCGCCGAGGAGGAACTGGACGTGCGCCTCCTGCTGGCCCAGATTCTGGGCCTCGCGTTCGTGGTCCGGTTCACCGCGCTCTACCTGACGCCCGGACTGGTCGGCATCGACGCGTGGTCTCACGTCTACGAGTACGCCGACGCGATTCGCGGCGCGCACTCGCTTGAGGCGATTGGCGACACCAAGTACTTCGCCGCGCCGCTGTATCACCTGCTGGTCGTGACCGCTGGGGAGGTGCTGGGCACGTCGCTCCGGCAAGCCCTGTTCCTCTCGATGGGCGTGCTGATGGCACTGGTCCCGCTGTTCGTCTACGTCACGGCGCGCTTTTTCGTCCCGGTCCGGTGGGCGCTGTTCGGCACCGCGATGGTCGCCGTCTCGGACCAAGTGGTCCGGTGGTCCATCCACGTCATCCCGACGAGTCTGGGCCTGTTTTTCTTCGGGGCGATTTTCTACTCGCTGTCGCGGTTGTTCTACACCGAGTCGCCCCGGCGCAACGTCGCGCTGGTCGTGCTGTTCAGCGTCGCGGTCATCCTGACCCATCAGGTGTCGTCGTTCATCGTGCTGGTACTGGTCGGCGCGGGGGTGCTGGCGCAGTTCGCGGTCCAGTTGTCGGCCCGGTGGGGCCTCGGTCCCCTCGCACCGACAGACGAGGACGGCAGGGCCGAGGAGGCCGAAGGTGCGGTCGAGAACGTCAACTTGCTGGGCGTCCTCGCCTTCGACCTCGGCCTGCTGGTGTTCATGTGGTCGATAACCCCCTACGGCGACGATTCGTTCCTCCAGACCGTGTTGGACTGGCTTGCGCTCACGCTGGCGAACTCCGCGCGGTTCCTCAACCTCGCCGGACCGTCGGGGACTGGTGGCGGCGGCGGTGGCGACCCCTCCCTGCTGGCCGAGATTGCGACCTACATCGACGCGGGCGGCATCCTGCTGTTGCTGTTCGCCACGGTGACGGGGAGTCTGGTCGCGCTCCGGCGGAGTCGGGCCAGACAACGGGCTTACACCTTCGTCGGAGCAATCGTCATCATGCTGGCGTTCGCGTTCGTCCTGCCGCTCTTTGGCATCCGGACCTTCCTGCCGAGTCGGTGGTTCGCCTTCCTCCACGTCATGATGGTGGTCGTCGGCGTGGTCGGACTCCACTACCTCTCGCGGACGCTCCCGAGAGAGGCCGCCGTCGCGCTCGTGGTCGTCTTCGCCGCAGTCTTCCCGGCGGTGATGATGCTGTCGGTCAGCGGCACCCGCGACAACCCGGTCGTGACCGGCGAGCGCACTCGGTACGCCTACACCGGGTCGGAAATCGCGGCGGTCCGGACCATCGGCGACATCCGGCCGAACGACGACCGACCGCTGTACACCGACCACCCCTACAAGGCGGTGTTCAAGCGGACCGGTGCCCACGAATCCGAGATTCTGCAACTGACCGAGGACGACCGGCCAGCGCCCGACTCGGGGGTGGTCGTCTACCGGGAGTACCAGTCCTACGGCGGCGCGCAGTTCGAGAGTCCCGGCGGCTACACCCCGATTCGCCACCTCGCGCCCGAGGCGGTCTGCGGCGACCGGTCGAGTAGCGTCTACGCCAACGGAGACGTACAGATGTGTCTTTTAGACATATATAGTGATTCGAGAGAATGAAATACAAATTCCTAACACATGAAATCTAACGCAGAACCGAACGGCGAGACCGACCCTGACTCCGGGACACTCGCCCGTCGCGTCCCGCTGGACCTGCTCGCAACGGTCGCGCTGGCGCTCGTCGCGGCCGCCGCCCTGCTCGCGCTCCCGACGAGAGCGCCGCTGACCGACCTCCTCGGCGCGTCGGCGGGCGCGCTGACTGCACGACTCGTCACGCTCGCGCTCGGTCTGCCCCTCCTGCTGTTCCTGCCGGGGTACGCCGCCGTCGCGGTGCTGTTCCCCGGCCGAGAACCCGACGTGGAGCGCCTCGACGCCGAGGGCAATCCGGTGGCTCCTCGGTTCCAGTTCCGCGAGCGCGAGCGCATCGACGACCCGGCCCGCGTCACCCTCGCTATCGGCGTCAGCGCCGTCGTCACGCCCGTCACCGCGCTCGCGGTCAACTTCACACCGTGGGGCCTATACGCTCGGCCGCTGGTCGTCGCGCTCGCCGGCGTCGTGGTGGTCGGAAGCCTCGTCGCGGCGGTCGTCCGACTTCGACTGCCCCCCGAGGACCGCTTCGCGCCGACGCTTCGGCCGGCCTCCTCGGCGCTGTCCTCGGGCGATAGCGACCTCGGAGCCGCCAATCTCGTCCTCGCGGTCGGCGTGCTGGTCGCCGTCGCGGGCATCGGATTCGCGGTCGCAGTCCCTAAACCCGGCGCGCAGTTCACCGAACTCTACCTGCTGAGCGAGGACGAAAACGGCACGCTGGTCGCCGACGACTACCCCGAGTTCGCGGCCGACGACCCCGAACCGCTGGTCGTCGCCGTCGAGAACCACGAAGGGCGAGACGTGACCTACTCGCTCGTGGTCGAACACCAGCGCGTCGAACCCGGCGGGTCGGCGGTGGTGAACGAGACACAACTCGCCCGAACCGAGATTGCGGTGGCCTCGGGCGAGCGCGAACTCACCCGGTTCGACCTCTCGCCGGAGACCGGCCCGGACTCCCGCCTGCGGGTCCTCGTCTACCGCGGGCCGGTTCCCGCTGACCCGACCGCCGAGTCGGCCTACCGGCACGTGGTCCTCTGGCTTGGCGACGGGAGCGAGAACGCGACGGCGACGGGGACGACCCGTTCTCCGGCCACCGGTCCGAACACCTGAGGCGAAAACATCAAACCCTCGCGCGCGAGACACGATAAGTAATGTCCGACACCGCGACGCTGATGGATTCGTACACCGAGATGACAGAACTGCTCCTGCCCAACGACACCAACAATCTCGGCCGGGCGCTCGGAGGAGCGGTCCTCCACTGGATGGACATCTGCGGGGCCATCTCTGCGATGCGGTTCTCGAACCACCAGTGCGTCACGGCGTCGATGGACCACGTGGATTTCATCTCGCCTATCGACCTCGGCGAAGTCGCCATCGTGGAGGCCTTCGTCTTCAACACGGGCAAGACCAGCATCGACGTGAAGGTGGACGTGCGCGCCGAGGACCCCCGAGAGGGCGACGAGCGCGAGACCACCACCTCCTTCTTCACCTTCGTCGCGTTGGACGACGAGGGCAGGCCGACCCCCGTCCCGGACCTCGACTGTCCGACCGACAACCAGCGGGCGCTGAGGGACGCCGCCCGCGAACAGCGCCGCGAGCAGTTGGCGGCCGTCGCCGAGAAAATCGAGGAGACCGGCGACGACTAGGACGACGAGCGAGTCGCCTGCCTACGCCTCGGTCGTCGTCTCGTTGCCGTCAGCCTCCGCCTCGGTCGTCTCGGTGGTGGCCGTCACACCGGGTATCTCGGGGTTGTCGGTCTGGTCGATGGCGACGAACAGCGCGACCGGTTCGTCGGGTTGCTCGTCCTCGGGTGCCGCGAACGCCGAGTAGGCGGTCGCGTTGACGAGGCTCTCGGTGTGCGACGAGACGAGGGTCCCGTTGTTGTCCTCGGTGGCCTCCCGGACGTTCAGCGTGTAGACGCCCGAGGGGACCGTGACGTACTCGGTCGCGTTGCCGAATCGCACGTCGTCGAACAGCACTTCACCGGTCCGGTTGACCGTCACGTCAACCGGCCCGAGGTCGGGCGAGACGTGGACCAGTCGGACCGAGGCGTTGGAACCACTCGGCGCTCTGGAGGCGTCCTGAAGCGCGACGAGTCGGAACTCCTCGGTCGCGTTCTCCGCGACCTGCCCGACCGCCGCGAGCGTGAGTCGGTCGTTGGCGGGCACCGAGACCTGACGCGCCAACACGGTCGTCTCGTTCTCGGCGGTGACGATACTGACTCGATACTCGCCCTCCTGCAGGTCGAGGTAGTCAGTCACGTCGCCGAATTCGAGGTCTTGAGCAATCGTCTCGTTGTCCACCAGCACGTCCACGGCGGGCGCGTCGGCCGACATGTGAGCGATGCGGACCGCCGAGTTCTCGGGGTCCTGCACCGTCGCGGTCGGATTCGTCAGCGATGCGACCGAGCCGACGCCGAGGCTGGCGACGACGGCGAGTGCGACTGCAATCGTAATCGCTCGCGTTCGTGTCGAGTTCGTTCTCAGCATCTCTGACGATTATCCGATTCGGCGCAATATAAAGCGAGACGACCGTCCAACCGCGTAATCCGGGACAGCGAGACGCAACCCGAGGATTACGGCACGGTAGCTCCGAGCGCCGCGCTCGAAATCTGGCTTACGCCGCGAAAAAGTAGCGTAGACTCCGCGTCTACATCTCGGTGGTCGTCTCGTTGCCCATCTCCGTCCCCATCATCTCGCCGCTGGAATCGGTGGCGAGGAGGACCTCGAAGGGCGTGTCCGCGGGTTCGTCGTCAGGCGAGAGGTACCCGGCCGCGATAGCCGAGTAGGCCGTGCCGCCCTCCAGCGAGACGTTGACCGTGGTCAGGACCTCGCCGTCGTTGTCGGCGGTCGCGGGCCGAATTTCGAGCGAGTAGTCACCGGCCG
This genomic window contains:
- a CDS encoding oligosaccharide flippase family protein — protein: MARGRSLFSAFLSIFSARVLTSVVTILSLPVIVRVLGPAGYGDYAFLMSVFNVLMIFVSSGVTEGVQKFVGEDRDDEWRDRVVGFYLKLGAGLAVVGAVAVAGIATLGPIDSWFGPDFRLYFVLLALMIPAVQFRSFVRRTLMGMGLERYSEPLTVASKVVWVAAGLALLWFGWGVAGLLTANVLSSATVALIGGALILGQVSLPRVTSRLPAEFPKSELLSFNVLNVVLALLMMSLYHVDVIMLRTLVGDSVTGYYKSALAIAEYLWFVPLSLQTLLLHSTSDLWADHRLERIEELAAKITRYAFALTVLLALGVAALAGRFVPLYYGEEFAQAITPLRLLLPGALAFAVVRPVFSISRANGDLRPLVAATGGAALLNVVLNAVLIPRYGMTGAAIATGVGYGSMLAFHVASARRLGYDPLADLRAGRIAATAVVSAVPIFGLSALIASDLLALAVVPVVGFAVYLSAALLSGAVRHEEVAGIAAALPVPAPIQSLAETFGGVVRSERGADEGGGE
- a CDS encoding acyl-CoA thioesterase, encoding MSDTATLMDSYTEMTELLLPNDTNNLGRALGGAVLHWMDICGAISAMRFSNHQCVTASMDHVDFISPIDLGEVAIVEAFVFNTGKTSIDVKVDVRAEDPREGDERETTTSFFTFVALDDEGRPTPVPDLDCPTDNQRALRDAAREQRREQLAAVAEKIEETGDD
- a CDS encoding DUF4397 domain-containing protein, producing the protein MLRTNSTRTRAITIAVALAVVASLGVGSVASLTNPTATVQDPENSAVRIAHMSADAPAVDVLVDNETIAQDLEFGDVTDYLDLQEGEYRVSIVTAENETTVLARQVSVPANDRLTLAAVGQVAENATEEFRLVALQDASRAPSGSNASVRLVHVSPDLGPVDVTVNRTGEVLFDDVRFGNATEYVTVPSGVYTLNVREATEDNNGTLVSSHTESLVNATAYSAFAAPEDEQPDEPVALFVAIDQTDNPEIPGVTATTETTEAEADGNETTTEA
- a CDS encoding DUF1616 domain-containing protein; translated protein: MKSNAEPNGETDPDSGTLARRVPLDLLATVALALVAAAALLALPTRAPLTDLLGASAGALTARLVTLALGLPLLLFLPGYAAVAVLFPGREPDVERLDAEGNPVAPRFQFRERERIDDPARVTLAIGVSAVVTPVTALAVNFTPWGLYARPLVVALAGVVVVGSLVAAVVRLRLPPEDRFAPTLRPASSALSSGDSDLGAANLVLAVGVLVAVAGIGFAVAVPKPGAQFTELYLLSEDENGTLVADDYPEFAADDPEPLVVAVENHEGRDVTYSLVVEHQRVEPGGSAVVNETQLARTEIAVASGERELTRFDLSPETGPDSRLRVLVYRGPVPADPTAESAYRHVVLWLGDGSENATATGTTRSPATGPNT